The following coding sequences are from one Candidatus Margulisiibacteriota bacterium window:
- a CDS encoding acyl-[acyl-carrier-protein]--UDP-N-acetylglucosamine O-acyltransferase produces the protein KMAMIGGYSKVNQDVPPFMLVEGNPAIIRTLNTIGMERNNVGKDSVSAVKKAYRILFRSKMNLSQAIEKVLSDVEQTPEVSYLLDFLKSETKNGIMRTGKDQAEDNEAE, from the coding sequence GTAAGATGGCTATGATCGGCGGCTATTCCAAAGTTAATCAGGATGTACCTCCCTTTATGCTGGTAGAGGGCAATCCGGCTATAATCAGAACATTAAACACTATCGGCATGGAGCGTAATAATGTGGGCAAGGATTCGGTATCCGCAGTCAAAAAGGCTTACCGGATACTGTTTCGTTCCAAAATGAACCTCAGCCAGGCTATAGAAAAAGTCCTGAGTGATGTAGAACAAACCCCGGAGGTTAGCTATCTTCTGGATTTTTTGAAGTCCGAAACGAAAAACGGGATTATGCGTACGGGCAAGGATCAGGCAGAAGATAACGAAGCTGAATGA